A region of Campylobacteraceae bacterium DNA encodes the following proteins:
- a CDS encoding formate dehydrogenase subunit gamma, whose product ISTLLFIVSIVPMFFMWLKDMLPTSDDIKWMMILGGYLYKRNDPVPAGKFNAGQKMWYWIATLGGFLMILTGAIMYFQDFKIDFVASLITQIDLLRGSAILHNALGLAVLALFLTHVYMSVFAIKGAIHSIITGYKEEEEVEILHSSFYKELKKDKKL is encoded by the coding sequence CAATTTCAACACTTTTATTTATAGTTTCAATAGTTCCAATGTTTTTTATGTGGTTAAAAGATATGCTACCAACATCAGATGATATTAAATGGATGATGATTTTAGGTGGATACTTATATAAAAGAAACGACCCAGTTCCAGCTGGAAAATTTAATGCAGGTCAAAAGATGTGGTATTGGATAGCAACATTAGGTGGATTTTTGATGATTCTAACAGGTGCAATTATGTACTTCCAAGACTTCAAAATTGATTTTGTAGCTAGTTTAATAACACAAATCGATCTTTTAAGAGGATCTGCGATATTACATAATGCTTTAGGACTTGCTGTATTAGCACTTTTCTTAACACATGTATATATGTCAGTATTTGCAATTAAAGGCGCGATTCATAGTATTATCACTGGATATAAAGAAGAAGAAGAAGTTGAAATCCTTCATAGTTCTTTTTATAAAGAATTAAAAAAAGACAAAAAATTGTAA